acatgCAGTTACTATACAGTATAACAGCATGTACTGTATGCACATAAAATGCACATTGCGATACATTTTAACTCAATTGTAACCTGATATCAATGATTATTCtactaatattttgttaaattgagAGTTCAATTGTAATCTACAGTATTTGGTGTTGATAAAATGGTTTAATGAGGAAATATTTTACTTCCTCAGTGTTCTGAGTCTATTCTCAGCACTACTATTAATCTGTACACAATCACTAATGGGTGTATTTTAGCACTGGGTCAAGATCTGATCTGCATTGTTGAGGCACAGCCAATTATTTGTCATGTGAGACCCAAGTAACTGCATGAATTTTATGTCATATCATATGTGTccagaaataaaagaaatctgTAGTATCAGTGAGAGTTTCCTGAGGATCTCTCATCCAGTCTTAATAAACCCAGCTGCAGGGTTTATTTGAGGAGCAGAATCCCTCTGCTCATATTTCATAATGGCAGTGAACTAGCAGGAAGTACCCATCCAACTTGGATATGATACAATTTGCTGAAATTGCAGTTAGTTGTTAGTTGCAGCAGCATCAGGAAGTGTGCCAGAGTGTGTAAAGAACTCTGTTTTTCAGCTCGCCTGTAAAAGGCTAATCCCCAGAGCCGGCCTTTCAGAGCCCGCTGTgagagtggaaaaaaaataaaaaataaaaaatgaatgtgggTGTTTACAAAGCGCCTTTATTGTTGCAGACAATCTAGGGAAATTTGGGGAGATGAATGCAGAGAGAGGCTTTATCATGAAGGTGTTGCGACAGGCAGCTATTTGTCATCAAAACATGCAATTTATGCCCTGCCTTGTTTTAGTGACGTGTGCTTGAATTGCTTTTAGAATTTTGATGAATCAAAATTAATATTCAGTGGAATACACAGTAACTGCACAATATTTCTCCTGTgcttttattatatgatttaaaataaagccATGTAGTGTCTTATAGTCAGAGACacagatttaaaggaatagaaaaatgaaagtttgctgaaaatttactcaccaaaaatgtagatgagtttgtttctttatcagaaaagatttggagaaattttgcattacatcacttgctcaccaatggatcctgtgcagtgaatgggtgccgtcagaatgagattccgaacagctgataaaaacatcacaatatccacaataatccacaataatcTACATGACTCCTGTCCATCAATTCATGTCTTGTTAAGCAAAAAAAGCTGCGTCCATCATCTATCAAGGCGTTTTAgcttcaaaccattgtttctcATCAAAtacaagtctataatccataataacacttcctctagtaaaaaaatacatcccctgctgtcctctcacatcattatccaccagcatatttgtttagtagtgttttggactgtttttgcttgtaatctgtgcttgttctgtgcatatttctctgctgattcagccaagatgacttttttttctctggagaaagcaatattatgggtaTTTTTACCAGAAGcaaaagtttgaagttaaaatataGACTCCCCAGATttaaacacagaacaaaattatatgcatatttaaaaattattaacatatttactcaATCATCTCTCCATATAATGACTgtaataagttatatatatatatatatataaaggataaTAAAATGAAGCACTTGAAGTGAATAGCCAAGTTTATTGTAGTTCTCACTAAATATCCACATTTCAGTTTCACTCTGCTGCTTAAAGCATGCTTGAGGCATGGAAATCAGATTATGTCACATTAAAATTCATTACATTAAGAATGTCGTTTTAAATTGCAAAGAGATGTCATACATgcctgtgtgtatgtttgtacagACCATCAGACCTAAGGAAGGCTGGCAGGTGTACAGTTCAGCGCAGGATGCTGACGGCCGCTGCATCTGTACGGTTGTCGCACCAGAACAGAACTTGTGCTCCAGAGATGCAAAGAGCAGACAGCTCCGCCAGTTACTGGAGAAGGTGTGTGTGCACATAATGCGTGTCTAAGAGCTCTAAAGTCGCTTTATATTGAGATGTGGTTTAGATAACAAAAGCTCTCATTTCAGCAATTTGAAAGCATTATGCTAGACTGCTCGCCATTGTCATCTATTAAGAATGCCACAGGCTTCTATGCAGCTGATTGTGGAGGAGCATAAAGATGATGGTAATGCAAAAAGGCCTGAAGGGTTCTTTAGGCTCCCTCTTGTTTCTACTTCCTACGCTTTTCTTCTGTGTTACTGTAAAAATTCTGCAATAGTTATTGGCCCATAAGACGTATCTGTGTCTTTCTTTGTTTGGTGGATGCTAGTGAAGGAAGTAATAGGGTTGACCGATACATAATCTGATGTTTTGAATGTGTCAGCTGTGGTAAGTGTCTAAGATCTCTCCGTCTTTACTTGGGTTGCGTTAAGTGGAATTATGGAAATGTAGAATTCCTTGGAGACATAGTGTCAGGGCTGATTTACACGagttgaaaatataatttaaatctatCGCATCTTCCTTTTTGCAGTTCAAAGGATGATTAATGAATCCTAACTTCATTTTAGCCCATCTTCCTCTCTTAAGATTCAGAACATGTCGCAATCAATCGAAGTGCTGAACCTGAGGACCCAGAGGGACTTCCAGTATGTCATGAAAATGGAGAGCCAGATGAAAGGACTCCGATCAAAGTTCAGACAAATCGAGTCGAACCGAAGAACATTATTGACTAAAAACTTTCAGGTGAGCTACCATTAAAGTCATGCCTCAGAGGAAATCAATGGTCCTTTCTCATATAAACAGAATGGTTTGAAAAAGCTACATTCATGCCATTACTCTCCAAGAATGAAGAATCAAATCCCACTCAAAAGCTTCTTGTCTTTATCCTTCACAAACGTTTCCAAAGGCCACCCCCATTTCAGCATTCCTGGAAATCCTGTAAACATCTAAAGGTCATGTTTTATTTCTAAGCAGTAATATAATTTCGGTCCAGCAGGTCATTGTTCAGAACGTCTTGCTGTTTACCAGGCGAGCTGTGCAAAGCTCTTGCATCTGTTTCTGTTAATGTAAGCAAATCTCCCCTCATgtgatttctatttaaatgtctGTCTGGTTTCGCAGGAGCTGAAGGGGAAGATGAATGAACTGCAGCCACTGATTCCAGTGCTGGAGCAGTACAAGACTGATGCCACACTCATTTCCCAGTTCAAGGAGGAGATCAGGAACCTGTCACATGTGCTGACTGCTATCCAGGAGGAGATAGGAGCGTATGATTATGAGGAACTCCAGCAAAGGGTTCTCGGCTTGGAGGGAAGACTGAGAAACTGTATGAACAAGCTCAGTGAGTTGAACTCAACATGACTTTTTGTGGTATTTTCTTGTGTGGTATGGGATGTGTTCCTTTAAAGTTGAAGATGTGTTGACATGCTTATATAACAGCTGACATTACTTGTCATTCTCTACTGTGTCAGCCTGTGGTAAGTTGATGAAAATCACGGGGCCCATCACTGTAAAGACATCAGGAACGAGGTTTGGAGCTTGGATGACAGACCCTCAGGCTTCACCTAAGAACAAAAAGGTAATAATGACCATTATAATGGACAAAAATAATGGTGGAAGCAATGCCACTGAAAAATGGGCAAACACTGTGGCAAAGCCGTTATGCTTTTCAGCGGCATTGCTTCCAGAAACTAGTCTTTCCATTATTTTTgtccataagaaaaaaaaagaaaaaagaaaaaaaaaaaaaaaactcagataaAGAGTTCAAAGACATGGATAAAACCAACCAGCTCTGAGATCAATCACAACTTATAAACGCTGattcaaagcaaaaaataaataaataaataattagatagaaaaaatacaaatatacataactttaatttaatatcaattacatattcaaataaacacaataatttaatataaataatttacttttttgtttaaaatgtataattttattcatcaaggacacattaaaatgatcaaaagtaacaacggtgatttaaaattctaattaattatgttcttttgaacttcccaTTCagcaaaaaatcctgaaaaaaaaaaaattcacagtttacacaaaaactgtttcttgagcatcaaatcagtacaaaccgattccaaaaaagctgggacactgtacaaattgtgagtaaaaaaggaatggaataatttacaaatctcataaacatattttattcacaatagaaaatagataacatataaaatgttgaaagtgagacattttgaaatgtcatgccaaatattggctcattttggatttcacgagagctacacattccaaaaaagttgggacgggtagcaataagaggccggaaaaattaattgtacatataaggaacagctggaggaccaatttgcaacatattaggtcaactggcaacatgattgggtataaaaagagcctctcagagtggcagtgtctctcagaagtcaagatgggcagaggatcaccaattctcccaatgctgcggtgaaaaatagtggagcaatatcagaaaggagtttctcagagaaaaattggaAAGAGTTTGaatttatcatcatctacagtgcataatatcatccaaagattcagagaatctggaaaggcaccatgtggaaaggcaccatcaatccTGAAAGGTATAtcaaagttctagaacaacatatgctcccatccagacgttgtctctttcagggaagaccttgcattttccaacatgacaatgccagaccacatactgcatcaattacaatatcatggctgcgtagaataaggatccgggtactgaaatggccagcctgcagtccagatctttcacccatagaaaacttttggcgcatcataaagaaggtataaagaagacctaagacagttgagcaactagaagcctgttttagacaagaatgggacaacattcctattcctaaacttgaggaacttgtctcctcagtccccagacgtttgcagactgttataaaaagaagaggggatgccacacagtggtaaacatggccttgtcccaacttttttgagatgtgttgatgccgtgaaatttaaaatcaacttatttttcccttaaaatgatacattttctcagtttaaacatttgatgtgtcatctatgttgtgttctgaataaaatattgaaatttgaaacttccatattgcattctgtttttattcacaatttgtacagtgtcccaacttttttggaatcgggtttgtatattggaatggtttctgaaggataatTTTCAATCACACTGAATTATGGCTTCTGCTGAAGAATAACTCAGAGCTCATGGTGAGATGTCTTAACAGGTTTATCAGTAAAAATCAATTTctatatggagaaaatgaatgagatTTTTACTTCCTTAACAATATTGTGGTGCTCCTTAGatgatgcatttataaaatgtaagtttcaaatGTTATTCATCACATTTGTAATGTTCTAATGCAGGTCTGGTACATGGACAGCTATACAAACAACAAGATTGTCCGTGAGTATAAATCGGTTAGCGACTTTGTAGCTGGGGTCGAGTCAAGAACCTACAACCTTCCGTTCCACTGGGCGGGAACCAATCATGTCGTCTACAATGGCTCCCTGTACTACAACAAGTACCAGAGCAACATCATTGTCAGATACAGCTTTGAAAGTGGCCGGGTAATGACCCAACGAGCACTTGAGTCTGCAGGCTTCCACAACGTCTACCCGTACACTTGGGGCGGATTCTCTGACATTGACCTGATGGCCGATGAGCTCGGTTTATGGGCCATCTATGCCACCAATCAGAATGCAGGGAATATAGTCATCAGCCAGCTGGATCCTCTGACCATCCAGGTGCTGAACTCTTGGAACACAGAATACTCCAAACGGAATGCAGGTGAGTCCTTCATGATCTGCGGCACGCTGTACATCACCAACTCCCACCTGACCGGTGCTAAGGTATACTACTCTTATTCCACCAAAACCTCTACCTATGAGTACATGGACATCCCCATCCATAACCAGTACTTTCACATGTCCATGCTGGATTACAACGCCAGGGATCGTGCACTTTACGGTTGGAACAATGGCCACCAGGTGCTGTTCAACGTCACGCTGTTCCACGTTATTAAAACTGATGATGAATCCTGATGGATCTGCCCTGAGGTGAGAGGAAAACTTGATTCTGTAGTTACACTGATCTGTAATCGCTGTGGTATTGCTATGAAATAATGggttttatatatttcaatcaaAAGATGTGCTTAGTGCGAGGTTGAGTGCCTCTGGAAATATCAGTCAGCATTTCAATTGTCATTATATTCAAACTCGGACTCAGATAAGGACATTCGTGGTCTTTTAAAGCTCtgtttaaatgttgtttgtgCAACTTTCAGTGCGTAGCAATGGTGTTCATCTATAATATGTGATTCAACAAAGAATGTAACAAATACTTttaactaaaaacttaaaaacattaaataaacaatacttaTTATGGACAGTATAT
Above is a genomic segment from Cyprinus carpio isolate SPL01 chromosome A2, ASM1834038v1, whole genome shotgun sequence containing:
- the olfm3b gene encoding noelin-3; this translates as MRALFVVLKPLCFLALLGYCPSATIRPKEGWQVYSSAQDADGRCICTVVAPEQNLCSRDAKSRQLRQLLEKIQNMSQSIEVLNLRTQRDFQYVMKMESQMKGLRSKFRQIESNRRTLLTKNFQELKGKMNELQPLIPVLEQYKTDATLISQFKEEIRNLSHVLTAIQEEIGAYDYEELQQRVLGLEGRLRNCMNKLTCGKLMKITGPITVKTSGTRFGAWMTDPQASPKNKKVWYMDSYTNNKIVREYKSVSDFVAGVESRTYNLPFHWAGTNHVVYNGSLYYNKYQSNIIVRYSFESGRVMTQRALESAGFHNVYPYTWGGFSDIDLMADELGLWAIYATNQNAGNIVISQLDPLTIQVLNSWNTEYSKRNAGESFMICGTLYITNSHLTGAKVYYSYSTKTSTYEYMDIPIHNQYFHMSMLDYNARDRALYGWNNGHQVLFNVTLFHVIKTDDES